A single region of the Globicephala melas chromosome 12, mGloMel1.2, whole genome shotgun sequence genome encodes:
- the LOC132598270 gene encoding putative speedy protein E7 has translation MPLSSISAASETAASPQDPARKAEEKQRVEGKPVIKDIDDQRVSHVSIEVPPTQKDPWKEAQESSFPLAKEATQESSPLASNPTLSEVVSELTSWKKSSQRRSMWTVNHVEGTKLRMSKRRSSYRPEDQEAFYRLLEDPVIQSFLEADIFLKVSDKYLLSMVVEYFGRVGLPGHLYNRIHFFLALYIASDMEEDNPTSKRSIFQFLLGREHWPDLYKEFLKLKVEFFHAMEHRAWVTPDLCEELPPPLPPPPQGLQAAVEGQHWASSSPQARRPWQPEPGVSKPASGTMAPQPSSGCQLTKALTPEYSERV, from the exons ATGCCTCTGAGCTCCATATCGGCTGCCTCAGAGACGGCTGCAAGCCCACAGGACCCAGCaagaaaggcagaggaaaagcAGCGCGTGGAAGGGAAGCCAG TTATTAAAGACATCGATGACCAGAGAGTTTCACATGTCTCCATAGAGGTGCCCCCCACACAGAAAGATCCATGGAAAGAGGCACAGGAGAGCAGTTTTCCCCTGGCAAAAGAAG CCACCCAGGAGAGCAGCCCCCTGGCCTCCAACCCCACCCTCTCGGAAGTGGTCTCCGAGCTGACGTCCTGGAAGAAGAGCAGTCAGAGGAGGAGCATGTGGACTGTCAATCATGTTGAGGGGACGAAACTCAGGATGAGCAAGAGAAGATCCAGTTATCGTCCAGAAGACCAAGAGGCCTTCTACCGGCTTCTGG AGGACCCTGTTATCCAGAGCTTCCTGGAAGCTGATATTTTCCTGAAAGTGTCCGACAAG TACCTGCTCTCCATGGTGGTGGAGTACTTCGGCCGTGTCGGGCTGCCTGGTCACCTCTACAACAGGATCCACTTCTTCCTGGCCCT CTACATCGCCTCCGACATGGAGGAGGACAACCCCACATCCAAGCGGAGCATCTTCCAGTTCCTGCTGGGCAGGGAGCACTGGCCAGACCTCTACAAGGAGTTCCTCAAGCTGAAGGTGGAATTCTTCCATGCGATGGAGCACCGAGCCTGGGTCACCCCGGATTTGTGTGAGGAG CTTccgccccctctccctcccccaccacaggGCCTCCAGGCAGCTGTAGAGGGACAGCACTGGGCCTCCAGCTCTCCTCAGGCCCGCAGACCATGGCAGCCTGAACCTGGGGTGTCGAAACCAGCCAGTGGCACGATGGCCCCCCAGCCTTCCAGTGGGTGTCAGCTGACAAAGGCCCTGACCCCTGAGTACTCTGAAAGGGTCTAG